The following coding sequences lie in one Silene latifolia isolate original U9 population chromosome 5, ASM4854445v1, whole genome shotgun sequence genomic window:
- the LOC141657418 gene encoding protein WHAT'S THIS FACTOR 9, mitochondrial-like, translating to MLRKSYTIICSKKPHFISSNLCHHQQCRTITKVRLKWVKNKTFDHIIDIDTDVKAAMLLKDAIKRSPTSYLTSKTVENWYKPLGLTIPVLRFLRRYPTLFHEFPHSRYQSLHCFRLTHVALALDEQEQLIYGNDELGILERLCRVLMMMKSRSVSLEKLYSLKWDLGLPDKFEKLIVEKYPDWIRVSEGSNGLPCLSLVEWRDEFAVSELERKCQISGSGNDYRQFRKGQTALSFPMNFPRCYGDQTKVKAWMEEFQKLHYVSPYEDCTGLDPTSDLMEKRNVGLLHEFLSLTIHKKTRRDYLMSLRGELVLPITFTRIFTRYPGIFYLSLKCKTTTVTLREGYSKGKLAEPHPLALIRNKVYNVMRIGLRYQGKGVDFLSPQDCLLDSAQDAEDAENTEIEGEESEQEDDCWEKEASDMTEESD from the coding sequence ATGCTCAGAAAATCCTACACCATCATCTGCTCTAAAAAACCTCATTTCATCTCTTCCAATCtctgccatcatcaacaatgtcgaACCATTACCAAAGTCCGTCTGAAATGGGTAAAGAACAAAACTTTCGACCATATTATCGACATCGATACAGATGTAAAGGCAGCCATGCTTCTCAAAGACGCCATTAAACGATCTCCAACTTCCTACTTAACTTCCAAAACTGTTGAAAATTGGTATAAACCTCTTGGTCTCACCATTCCTGTTTTACGTTTTCTTCGAAGGTATCCTACTCTTTTCCATGAATTCCCTCATTCTCGTTATCAATCTTTGCATTGTTTTCGTCTTACTCATGTTGCATTAGCTTTAGATGAACAAGAGCAGTTGATTTATGGTAATGATGAATTGGGTATTTTAGAACGGTTGTGTAGGGTTCTTATGATGATGAAATCTAGGTCTGTGTCTTTGGAAAAGTTGTATTCTTTGAAATGGGATCTGGGTTTGCCTGATAaatttgagaaattgattgttgaGAAATACCCTGATTGGATTCGGGTTTCGGAAGGGAGTAATGGGTTGCCATGTTTGAGCCTTGTGGAATGGAGGGATGAGTTTGCGGTTTCGGAATTGGAGAGGAAGTGTCAGATTAGTGGTTCAGGGAATGATTATAGACAGTTTAGGAAGGGGCAAACCGCATTGTCGTTCCCCATGAATTTTCCTAGGTGTTATGGGGATCAAACCAAGGTTAAGGCTTGGATGGAGGAGTTTCAAAAGTTGCACTACGTTTCGCCTTACGAGGATTGTACGGGTCTTGATCCGACAAGCGACCTTATGGAGAAGCGGAATGTAGGGTTGTTGCACGAGTTCTTGAGTTTGACAATACATAAGAAGACTAGAAGGGATTATTTGATGAGTTTAAGAGGGGAATTGGTTCTTCCCATTACGTTTACTCGGATTTTCACTAGGTATCCGGGGATATTCTATCTGTCTCTCAAATGTAAGACGACGACTGTTACTCTGAGGGAAGGGTATAGTAAAGGTAAATTGGCTGAACCACATCCATTGGCTTTGATTAGGAATAAGGTTTACAATGTGATGAGAATAGGCCTTCGTTATCAGGGTAAGGGCGTAGATTTTCTGTCGCCTCAAGACTGCTTGCTTGATAGTGCTCAGGATGCGGAGGATGCGGAAAACACTGAGATAGAGGGGGAAGAGAGTGAACAGGAAGACGATTGCTGGGAGAAGGAAGCATCAGATATGACTGAAGAGTCTGATTAG
- the LOC141657419 gene encoding large ribosomal subunit protein eL21z/eL21y, whose translation MPAGHGLRARTRDLFARPFRRKGVIPISTYLRTFHVGEYVDVKVNGAIHKGMPHKFYHGRTGRVWNVTKRAIGVEVNKQVRNKIIPKRIHVRIEHVQPSRCQEDFKLRVKKNDQLKAEAKAKGVRISTKRQPEGPKPGFLVEGTTIETVTPIPYDVTNDLKGGY comes from the exons ATGCCGGCAGGACACGGGTTAAGAGCAAGAACAAGGGATCTGTTCGCAAGACCATTCAGAAGAAAGGGTGTTATCCCAATCTCAACTTACTTGAGAACCTTCCATGTCGGTGAGTATGTCGATGTCAAGGTTAATGGTGCCATTCACAAGGGTATGCCCCACAAGTTCTACCATGGCCGTACTGGTCGTGTCTGGAATGTCACTAAACGCGCCATTGGTGTCGAGGTTAACAAACAG GTGAGGAACAAAATCATCCCAAAGAGGATTCATGTCCGCATTGAGCATGTGCAGCCATCAAGGTGCCAGGAGGACTTCAAGCTCAGAGTGAAAAAGAATGACCAACTCAAGGCAGAGGCTAAGGCTAAGGGTGTGAGGATCAGCACTAAGAGGCAGCCTGAGGGTCCCAAGCCAGGTTTCTTGGTCGAGGGTACCACCATTGAGACTGTCACACCCATTCCTTATGATGTCACCAACGATCTCAAGGGTGGTTACTAG